In Plectropomus leopardus isolate mb chromosome 20, YSFRI_Pleo_2.0, whole genome shotgun sequence, one DNA window encodes the following:
- the naif1 gene encoding nuclear apoptosis-inducing factor 1, translating to MASVAKKRKMNFSEREVEIIVEEIEKQKHTLVNHFNAGVTHMAKNNAWADILKKVNAVTTCPRELPEVKKKWSDMKTEVRRKVAQARAAIEATSADCTPVPVILTAMQQRICNLLGEATIISLPSGDSDAEITLPVTVNTAATVTLAETLPAGSGTICDEAKPLNAETTYHTLEDGGVVEYCTTTVSDSTPTVVAAVETPVEMLASSSASPPPPQAQAKPQELKSRIALNSARLLQEQRVTNVHIRQIAQHLEGQNELLQMMRRSQEAQAFAQERQAQALEGTQAALLALVQMLRPALKDLRKFLQSGIEVANSSSSAAGATADGAGAEEQSRPKTPPPPPQQPEETQ from the exons ATGGCATCGGTCgcgaaaaagagaaaaatgaatttCTCGGAGAGGGAGGTGGAAATTATAGTGGAAGAAATAgagaaacaaaagcacacactgGTTAACCACTTCAATGCTGGAGTCACCCACATGGCAAAGAATAACGCGTGGGCGGATATCCTGAAAAAGGTGAACGCTGTCACCACCTGTCCCAGAGAGTTGCCCGAGGTGAAGAAGAAGTGGTCGGACATGAAGACGGAGGTCCGGCGGAAAGTCGCCCAGGCGCGGGCTGCCATCGAGGCGACCTCCGCGGACTGCACTCCAGTTCCCGTCATCCTCACCGCGATGCAGCAGCGGATCTGTAACTTGCTGGGGGAGGCCACCATCATCAGCTTACCTTCAGGAGACTCGGATGCTGAGATCACTTTGCCCGTTACCGTCAACACCGCCGCCACGGTCACACTGGCTGAGA ctcttCCAGCTGGCTCCGGTACAATCTGTGACGAAGCAAAGCCCCTGAATg CTGAAACAACGTACCACACCCTGGAGGATGGAGGCGTGGTGGAGTACTGCACCACCACAGTCAGCGACTCCACTCCCACTGTGGTGGCGGCCGTCGAGACTCCGGTGGAGATGCTCGCCTCATCTTCAGCTTCCCCACCTCCGCCTCAGGCTCAGGCCAAACCTCAGGAGCTGAAGAGCCGCATCGCCCTCAACTCAGCCCGCCTGCTGCAGGAGCAGAGAGTCACCAACGTCCACATCCGACAGATCGCCCAGCACCTGGAGGGCCAGAACGAGCTGCTGCAGATGATGCGGCGCTCCCAGGAGGCGCAGGCGTTCGCCCAGGAGAGACAGGCCCAGGCGCTGGAGGGGACCCAGGCTGCCCTGCTGGCGTTAGTGCAGATGCTCAGGCCCGCTCTGAAAGACCTGCGTAAATTCTTGCAGAGTGGGATTGAGGTTGCAAATTccagcagctcagcagcaggAGCGACAGCTGACGGGgcaggagcagaggagcagagcaggcccaaaacacctccacctcctccacagcAGCCCGAGGAGACACAatag